From the Porphyrobacter sp. CACIAM 03H1 genome, the window GGCCTGTGGTGCGAGGACTGGGTCGGCATCCGCGAGACCAGCTTCGGCCGCCGCCTGTTCTGGGACTGGCAGTGGAACCCCGCACGCTACCCTGACCTCCCCGCCCGCATCGCCGCCCTGAAGGCACGCGGCATCCGCTTCCTCGGCTATGTGAACCCCTATCTGGCGGTCGACGGCCCCCTCTACCCCGAAGCGGCAGCGAGGGGCCTCCTCGCGCTGCACCTCGGCCGGGACGAACCCTACCTCGTCGACTTCGGCGAGTTTGACGCGGGCGTGGTCGATTTCACCAACCCCGCCGCCGCCGACTGGTTCGCCGAGGAGGTGATCGGTAAACGGATGCTCGATTTCGGGCTCGACGGGTGGATGGCGGATTTCGGCGAGTATCTTCCCACCGACCTCAGGCTCCACGCCGGCGACCCGATGCAGGAGCACAACCGCTGGCCGGTGCGCTGGGCCGAGGTCAATGCCCGCGCCGTCGCCTCTCGTGGGCGGACCGGGGACGTGCTTTGGTTCATGCGCGCCGGCCACACCGGGGTGCAGGCGCATTGCCCGCTGCTGTGGGCGGGCGACCAGTCGGTCGACTTCAGCCGCCATGACGGCATCGGCACAGTCGTCACCGCCGCGCTCTCGTCCGGCCTCGTCGGCAATGCCTTCAGCCACTCCGACGTCGGCGGCTACACCAGCCTGTTCGGCAATGTGCGGACCGAGGATCTGATCCTGCGCTGGTACGAGCTGGGCGCCTTCAGCCCTGTTTTCCGCACCCACGAGGGCAACCGTCCGGACGACAATCTCCAGATCGACTCCACCCCCGCACTGGTCGAGGGCTTCGTCCGCTGGAGCCGGGTACATGAGGCGCTGGCCCCCTACGTCCGCCACCTCGTCTCCGAGGCGCAGGTGACGGGCCTTCCCGCCCAGCGCGCGCTGTTCCTGCACTACCCCGATGATCGCGAGACCTTCACGATCCAGGACCAGTATCTCTATGGTGCGGACATTATGGTGGCACCGGTGATCGAAGCGGGGGCGGCGATGCGCAAGGTCTATCTGCCGGAGGGCGATTGGCGGCACCTGTGGAGCGGCGAGGGCTTCGCTCCCGGCTGGCACGAGGTGGCCGCGCCGATCGGACAGCCGCCGGTCTTCTACCGCGCAGGCAGCGCCTTCGCGCCGCTGTTTGAGGAGCTCGCCGCATGAGCCGCGCCAACATCAAGGATGTCGCCGCCCGCGCGGGCGTGGCGGTCAAGACGGTGAGCCGCGTGCTCAACGGCCATCCCTATGTCAGCGCCGAACTCAAGGCGCGGGTCGAGCAGGCGATGGCCGAACTCGACTACCGCCCCTCGGTCGCGGCGCGCATCCTCTCGGGCGCGAAGTCGGGGCAGGTCGCGCTGATCTACGACAACCACAGCCCCTACTACATGTTCCAGATCCAGAAGGGCTGCTGGGATGTGTGCCACGAGGGCGGCATCCGCCTCCTCGCCCAACCGGTCGACGTCGCCGATCCGCGCGTCGGCGATCAGGTGCGCGGGCTGGTGAGCGAGACCCATGTCGACGGCATCATCCTCTCCTCGCCCGTCACTGACTGCGATCCGGTACTGCGCGCGCTCGAGACGATGGACGTGCCCTTTGTGCGCATCTCGCCGGGGACCAACCACGCGCTGACGTCCAGCGTGTTCATGGACGACGCGCAGGCCGCCGACGACATGACCACCCACCTAATCAACGCCGGGCACCGCCGCATCGGCTTCATCAAGGGCCACGCCAACCACATGGCCTCCGACGATCGGCTGTTCGGCTACCGCCGCGCCCTCGACCGCGTCGGCATTCCCTTCGAGCCGAGCCTCGTGGTCGACGGGGAGTTCGACTTCGACAGCGGCGTGGCCGGCGCGCGGGCCCTGCTCGACCAGCCCGGCCGCCCCACCGCGATCTTCGCCTCGAACGACGACATGGCGGCGGGCGTGCTCGCCGTGGCGCATGACCGGGGCATCAAGGTTCCGGACGAGCTGTCGGTCGCGGGCTTCGACGATACCACGCTGGCGCGCACCGTCTGGCCGCCGCTCACCACCATTCGCCAGCCGATGGCGGACCTTGCCCGCACGGCAACGCAGATCCTGATCGCGGGCGGGGACCTCACCCACAAGCGCCTGCCCCACGAACTCGTCGAGCGCGCCTCGGTCGCGCCCCCAAAGAGGAACTAACCATGAGTGAACTGCCCCTGCCGCCCGCGACCCGCCGCCTCGGCCCGAGCGATATCGAGGTTTCGCCCATCGCCTGGGGAATGTGGCGCCTCGCGGAGAACGGCCGCACCGCTGCCGATGCCGCCAGGCTGGTGCACGCGGCGCTCGACGCCGGGATCACCTTCCTCGACACCGCCGACATCTACGGCTTCGACGGGCAGGGCGGCTTCGGCGATGCCGAGGCGCTGCTCGGCGAGGTGCTGGCGGCCGATCCTTCCCTGAGGGACCGCATGGTGCTCGCCACCAAGGGCGGCATCCTCCCGCCGCTGCCCTACGACCAGAGCCCGGACTATCTGAGGAAAGCGATCGACGATTCCCTGCGCCGCCTTCAGGTGGACAGCGTCGACCTGTGGCAGATCCACCGCCCGGACATCCTCGCCCACCCGCAGGAGGTCGCCCGCGTGCTCGACGATGCGGTGGCATCGGGCAAGGTCAGGACGCTCGGCGTATCCAACTTCACCATGAGCCAGATCGCGGCGCTCCAGCACTTCCTGGGGCAAAAGCTGGTCTCGACCCAGCCCGAGATCAGCCCGCTGCGCATCACCTGCTTCGAGAATGGCGAACTGGATCAGGCGATGCTGCTGGGCCTGACCCCGCTGGCATGGTCGCCGCTCGGCGGCGGCAGGCTCGCCGCGCCGGAAAGCGAACGCGACAAGGCCGTGGCCGCCGCGCTCGACATCGTGGCCGAGGCCCAGGGGGTCTCGCGTACGGTCGCCGCCTACAGCTGGCTGATGGCGCACCCGGCGGGCATCGTGCCCATCATCGGCTCGCAGAATGCCGAGCGGATTGCCGAGGGTGCCGAGGCGCTGCGGGTGCGCTGGACGCGCGCCGAGTGGTACGCGGTGCTGGTCGCGGCGCGGGGCGTGCCGCTGCCTTGAGTCAAAAGCTTCGGGGGCACGGATCGAAAGTTTGGACGAGGAACGGATAGAATGACTCAACAATGCGAAATCGCGTGGTTTTCCGCGCTGTGTGACGACGACTACGAGTTCCTCGGCGTGCCCGACAAATACCTCCAGTCGAGCTGGGAGCATTGCCGCAACATCGTGCTGCGTGCCGAGGAGGGCGGGTTCGACAACATCCTGCTGCCCTCGGGCTACCAGCTGGGCGTCGACACCACGATCTTCGCCGCCGCCGTCGCCACGCAGGTCAAGCGCATCAAGCTGCTGTGGGCGACCCGCATGGGCGAGGACTGGCCGCCGCAGCTCGCGCGCCGCATCGCCACGCTCGACCGTATCCTCGGCCCGAACGCCGCCGGCACCGGCGGGCGCCTCAACGTCAACATCATCTCCTCCGATATGCCGGGCGAAAAGATCGAGAGCGGCCCGCGCTACCGCCGCGGCACCGAGATCATGAAGATCGTCCGCACCCTGCTCAACGGCGAGCATCTC encodes:
- a CDS encoding alpha-glucosidase, whose translation is MVQLVPSDGGLGLRLAGRTVLRHAPDCLAISVASGNPTVTMVRGNFRLSDASVAASPLIRSNRADADGWLLESADSAARVAVRLDRARLHLKALSGHDRMTLDFALAEGDVLWGGGEQMSHLVLNGRNFPIWTSEPGVGREPGTPLTDQASADGSFAGGDYWTTNYPEPTVLCSGGWALSLANAEYVELDAREPGKLRVHVWSGEVAIDLFEGAPADLVRQLGERFGPRHALPDWVLGGAVVGLKQGEASFERLEALIDAGAAVSGLWCEDWVGIRETSFGRRLFWDWQWNPARYPDLPARIAALKARGIRFLGYVNPYLAVDGPLYPEAAARGLLALHLGRDEPYLVDFGEFDAGVVDFTNPAAADWFAEEVIGKRMLDFGLDGWMADFGEYLPTDLRLHAGDPMQEHNRWPVRWAEVNARAVASRGRTGDVLWFMRAGHTGVQAHCPLLWAGDQSVDFSRHDGIGTVVTAALSSGLVGNAFSHSDVGGYTSLFGNVRTEDLILRWYELGAFSPVFRTHEGNRPDDNLQIDSTPALVEGFVRWSRVHEALAPYVRHLVSEAQVTGLPAQRALFLHYPDDRETFTIQDQYLYGADIMVAPVIEAGAAMRKVYLPEGDWRHLWSGEGFAPGWHEVAAPIGQPPVFYRAGSAFAPLFEELAA
- a CDS encoding LacI family DNA-binding transcriptional regulator: MSRANIKDVAARAGVAVKTVSRVLNGHPYVSAELKARVEQAMAELDYRPSVAARILSGAKSGQVALIYDNHSPYYMFQIQKGCWDVCHEGGIRLLAQPVDVADPRVGDQVRGLVSETHVDGIILSSPVTDCDPVLRALETMDVPFVRISPGTNHALTSSVFMDDAQAADDMTTHLINAGHRRIGFIKGHANHMASDDRLFGYRRALDRVGIPFEPSLVVDGEFDFDSGVAGARALLDQPGRPTAIFASNDDMAAGVLAVAHDRGIKVPDELSVAGFDDTTLARTVWPPLTTIRQPMADLARTATQILIAGGDLTHKRLPHELVERASVAPPKRN
- a CDS encoding aldo/keto reductase, with amino-acid sequence MSELPLPPATRRLGPSDIEVSPIAWGMWRLAENGRTAADAARLVHAALDAGITFLDTADIYGFDGQGGFGDAEALLGEVLAADPSLRDRMVLATKGGILPPLPYDQSPDYLRKAIDDSLRRLQVDSVDLWQIHRPDILAHPQEVARVLDDAVASGKVRTLGVSNFTMSQIAALQHFLGQKLVSTQPEISPLRITCFENGELDQAMLLGLTPLAWSPLGGGRLAAPESERDKAVAAALDIVAEAQGVSRTVAAYSWLMAHPAGIVPIIGSQNAERIAEGAEALRVRWTRAEWYAVLVAARGVPLP